GGCGACTGGTTTAAGCAGGACTTCGGCGCAATAGGCTCTGGTATGCAGGATGCTGTAAGCATTGATCTAGACGATATCTTGGAGCATACAACCCCATCAAAAGATGAGGAAAATGCAACATACCATTTCTCCACTATGATAGACGCAAGAGATAATCCTATATCTGGTGAAGAAATTTATGAAATACAAATGGAAGCACAACGAACAGGAAAATCTTTTGCCTTGATCGCTCAGCAACGTTTAACGGGTCGCGCTCAAGTTCAAACCATAGTCAGTCCAGCCGATTCAACCCCTGATATTGCATCCAGAACAGAGCACAAGCGCAGGTAAAATTTAACAACTGATTCAAACCGTTCGCTGCGCTCACTGGGACGGGCTAAAGCCCGCCCCTTAACCAAACGTTAGAACTGCATCTCGCGAAAACCACTTATAGGGAGTTAACATGACAGACGAGAAAGAAAAATCTGAAACAAAGCAGCCAGGTCCGAGGGCGGGGAGAAAACAGATTTCGACAAATGATCTCCCTAAGAAAACGCTGGAGGAATGTCTTGTTGTTATCAAGCCAATTCACGAAATATATGCAGGAGGGTCGGCTACTTGGGATGAGATTGCAGGAGCAATGAATGTTGGTGCAAAGTCTCCTAATACCAAATATCTAATTTGGGGAGCACAAGCTTATGAATTGATTCTTAAAGATGGTGAAAAATTTCAGTTAACTGAAACGGGCCGAAAGCTACTGGCTCCTAATTACCCTGAAGAAAAGTCGGAAGCGGCTATCAAGGCAGTTCGTATACCTACGATACCAAGTAAGTTTTATTCTGATTATGATGGGAAGTTAATTCCAGATGATGAGTTTCTGAATAATGTTTTAGAGAACAGATATACGATTCCTCGTGATCGTGTTGAAGAAGCCAAAAGTATAATTATTTCTAATGCAGAATATGCAGGAATTATACTAGAACATACAGGCGGAAAAAAAACCATTCGGCTGGACGGCGTCGTTCAAAATATCACCAAAAAAGCCCCACAGAATGAAGATAAACAAGGAGTCAAGGAAGAGGCGGAGCTCGATGAAGATGCTGCCTTATCTGAAGACCTGAATGAAAGTCAGGCTAATATTTCTGATGTAGAAAAACTGTGTTTTTATATTACTCCAATTGGTGAGGATTCATCCGCTGAGCGAAAGCATGCGGACATGCTTCTTAAACATCTTGTCGAACCTGCTTTCTCAAAGTTTGGAATCAAGGTTGTACGAGCAGATAAAATAGGAAGGTCTGGGCTAATATCTCAACAAATTTTCGAGCATATAGTTTCTAGTAAATTCTGTGTGGCTGACCTTTCTTTTGGCAATCCAAATGCTTTCTACGAATTGGGTGTAAGGCACATGACAAAACTCCCAACCATTCAAATTATCCGGAAAGGAGACAAAATTCCATTCGACGTAGCTCAGGGAAGAACCATAGTCATCGACGTGTCCGACATTTATACGTTAATGGATAGAATGGAGTCGGCCAAGAATGAGCTAATTGAGCATATAAAAAACTATTTGAGTCCATCAGACAGTAATAGGGGCGAAGATAATCCAATCAGTATCTATCTCCCTGGTCTGCAAGTAAAACTCCCTAAAATTGGTGGATAGTTCTTCTAACAATCGCATGTTGTCGGACTGGTTTTCCGCTGCGCTCCAAACCAGCCGCAAGTGCGGGCGTTAGTTTTAAAGGATGTATATGTTCAGAAAATTAATAAAAACTAAGTCTTTCAGATGTAATGTTGGAATGATTGTACTTGTCTCTTTACTTGCTTCTATCATAGGTATTTCTGCCTACTGTATTCAAGGGAAGACAGCTACGTTAGATTGGTTCAATTTAGCTAACTCTATTTTAAAATTTTCGGCTTGGTTTATGTTTGGTTACGGAACACTTCAAGCTTTTGGTAGAAAAATAGAACATGACAATATTGAGCGTAAAATAATAAAAATTGATCACGAATCTTTAAAGCAGAAAAACAATAATGATAGTGAGGATGGGAATAGTAAAAGAAAAGAAAAAAAGATAAATGAACAAGTTTTGCCAGTATATAAAAAGCAAGTTGATGAATTGGATAAGATTGAAAAAGATAATAACACTACTGTTAAATTATATGTCATCGGTGTCATTATATTTTTCTTTACCAGTTTAGCTGATATTGTTCTCCCTGTATTTTAAAACTAACAAGTTACTCAAACGGACGCTAAATTGTTGGCTAACGCTCGTTCCTCGCAATTTTAGCCAACAATTTAGCGCCGCTTAGTAAAGCGTTATACCTAAATCAAGAACGGAGACCCTATGAGAAAAATAATCATTTTTGGAAACTCTGGTTCTGGGAAATCTACGTTAGCCTAAAAATTTAAAAACCAAGGACTAACCCATCTCGATTTAGATGCTTTAGCGTGGCTGCCTTCGGACCCGCCAGAACGACGGCCGATAGGTCAGGTGTGTGAGCAGATTCAGTCTTTCATTGGTGAAAATAGAGAGTGGGTCGTAGAAGGCTGTTACGCTGACTTGCTTGCGCTGGTCAAGCCGTTTGCAAGCGAATCAATATTTATGAATTTGCCCGTTCATCTTTGCCAGGAAAATGCGAGAAATAGGCCGTGGGAGCCTCATAAATACGCATCAAAAAAAGCACAAGATGATAATCTTCCCATGCTCCTTGGTTGGATTGCGGGATATAGGCGGTAATCGTCAAGTAAGTTGTCGTCTCTGACTATATTTATGCAGCCTTCTTTTCTGGTTCGTTTACCGTCACACTCAGCTCTCTTTCTGGGTTAAGTGATACTGTCTTTACGGGTGTCCAGTTACGTGTGTTGCCGCTCCATCGCGCTGGGTTGGCGTTGCGCGCTGCTCGATTGATTTGATCGCGCTTAATCAGTATTTCCGTGTCCTGACCCGCGTGCCGTTGGGCGGGGGTGACGAGACGGATTCCGCTGTGGCGGTGCTCGTGGTTGTACCACTGAACGAAGCCAGCTACCCATTCCCGTGCAGCATCAACATGGGCGAAGCCCTTCGTTGGATAACAGGGACGATACTTGCACGTACGGAACAGCGACTCTGAGTAAGGGTTATCGTTGCTGACCCGGGGTCGACTGAACGAGGGGGTGATGCCTAGCTCATGCAGTTTCTCTAATAGCGTGGCCCCCTTAAACGGGCTGCCATTATCGGCATGAAGTACCAAGGGCTGATCGACGACCTGCTCGGCCAGCACTGCACGTTCCAGCACCGTGCGGGAGTTATGGGCTGATTCCGCGAGGAAGACTTCCCAGCCGATGATTTTGCGGCTGTAAATATCAAGCATCATGACCAGATAGTAATACTCACCTTTGATGGGGCCACCCAGCCAGGTCGCGTCCCACGTCCAAACGCAGTTAGGCGCCGTCGCCTGATACGTCGTCGGTCGGGCGTGACGCTTCGGCAACTTGGCGCGGCCCCGATGGATCGCTTCTTTGTGTTTATGCAACACGCGATAGAAGGTGGAAGCTGAGGCGAGGTAGCGCGCTTCCTCATCGAACAGTCTTACCACGATCTGTTCCGGCGGCAAGTGGGCATAGTCTGGCCGGTGGCAAATGTCGAGGATTTCCTGCTGCTCTATCGGCGTGAGCGCATTCGCCGGTGTGGGCCGCTCAACTAAAGGCCGCAGGTCTTCGCGAAGTTCACCATCGCGTGTCCAGCGTTGATACGTCCGAGCACTCATGCCCAGTTCACGGCAGGCGGCTGCTAAACGTGCACCGTGAGCACGGGCGTTATCGATCAGCGCAATGGCATGTCGGCGATCAGGGGTGCTAATCATTCGTCCTCGTCCCCCCAGATCGCCGCTGCTTTTTTTCGCAGCGTTAACAAGGCCGCTGTTTCGGCTAACGCACTGTTCTTGCGAGCCAGTTCTTTCTCCAGTGCTTTAATATGTTTGCGCTGCTGTTTGAGCTCATCTGCCTCACGCTGGCGTTCTGACTGTGACAAGCAGGCCGCCTGTTCACAGTCAGAACGCCATTGCTCCAATTGTTCTGGATAGAGGCCGCGACGGCGGCAATACTCAGCCACGTCGTGAGCATTCATTGAGGCCGTCTCAACAACAGCGCTAAATTTATCACGGGAAGACCATCCATCAGCGCCTTTGCCCAAGGCATCTGGTAAACATTTTCCATTAATACGTGCTTCTTTACGCCATTTATAAACCGTGGCTAATGAGATGCCTTCCTGTGCTGCAATCTCATGGGGTGAAAGGGCATGAGGCGGCAGTAATTTGGCCACCACCGCTTGCCGACGTTCATCTGAATAGCGAGGCATGAGTGTCTCCTTTGACCCCCTGATCAATGTTTAAGAAAGAATATCAGAGGGTGCGACACTTATCCTGACACTGGGGGTAGGGAAAGAGATGACGCTCTTTCATACAGTGCGCATAACGCTCTTTTTAAAGGCTTTGAAGGTAGTAAGACAGAGCTAACCTACAATAAAAATGTATAATAATAGGCTCAAAAAGACGCTGAAAAGTGCACTTTTTAAAGCGGCGTTAAATACCAAAAGGGAGATCATTCAGTGGGGTTGAAAGGAAGCTGTTTGTGCAGCGAGATTGGTTATGAAATAGATTCCTTGGATATGCCGATCGTGCACTGCCATTGTCAGACGTGTCGTAAGGCGCACGCGGCCCCATTTGCCTCAACGGCGGGTGTAAAACGCGAACATTTCCGCTGGCTCAAAGGTCTTGAATCTCTTTCAACCTATGAATCATCACCTGGGAAGCTCCGTCATTTCTGTAGGCACTGTGGCTCTCACTTGGTGGCGGAAAGGGTCGCGCAGCCACATGTCATTGTTCGAGTGGCCACGTTGGATGATGATCCTGATTTGAAACCTGAAACGCATATTTGGGTTTCACACGATGTACCATGGCTTGAATACGACAATGTTTGTAAGTACTTAGAATGGAAGAATAATGTGTAACAAGTTGCGGTCTATGGCAGCCGGACGCAGCTGACGTGTCGCCACTATGCTCAGCGTCATGGTTCATGAAATAGCCAGGAGCGGCAGTCGGTCGATTTCTCTCTGCCGCTCCAACCGGTGACTAAGCCCAAGCGCAAGCGCAAGCTATTCAGAGGATACGATGACAGCATTAAAAAATAGCGAGCATTATTTCGACGTTTCGTTTGAGAATCTTTCTTTACCTGATAAGCACTATATCGGCATCGAATTCGAAGATTGCCGGTTCTCCGATTGTGATTTCTCAGCGTCTAAATTTCAGAACTGTAAGTTCACAAGCTGCACATTTGATCGTTGTAATCTCAGCTTGGTTGATTTTTCCAATACAAAGCTATTTGAGCTTGATTTTCAAGATAGTAAGCTGGTTGGAGTTGATTGGACGAAAGCGACGTGGTCAGCTTTCCACTTAGATTTTGAGCTGAGTTTTAAGCGCTGTATTTTAAATGACTCGTCTTTCTTTGGTCTTACCTTGAGTGAGTTGGTTTTTGATGAATGTAAGTTACATGATATTGACTTTCGTGAAGGTAGTTTTGTTAGTTCGAAAATGATAGATAGTGATTTCAGCCGTAGCCTTTTCATGAGAACAAACTTGCAAGAAGTCGATTTTAGCGAGTCAACTGGGTATACCATTGACATACTAGAAAACAATGTCAAAAAGGCTAAGTTTTCACGATATGAAGCGTTAAGCTTGTTAGAAGTCTTAGGTGTTGAGTTGGTTGATTAATTAATAGCCTAAAGCTGTTTCAGTAGGAGTAGTCTGAATTTCTCCAGCTTTGTTAAATTTGGCGTTATGCCCTAAGGCTATGCGATGGATGAATTCGAGATCAGCGTATTAAATCCAGAAGATTGGGTTTTATACAAAATAGTCAGATTGAAATCTTTAAGGGATTCGCCGGATTCGTTTGGGTCCACTTATGAACAGGAAGCCGTATTATCAGATGCTGAGTGGCAGTTACGCCTAGATCTTAAATCACGAGCTCTGGATGCGCTTCCACTCATCGTACAAATTGGCGACCTGCCCGTCGGCCTTGCTTGGGGCGTGGTACATAAGCCTGATGTGGCAACGGCGCATATCTATCAAATGTGGGTTTCGCCAGCGCTAAGAGGAAAGGGCATAGCAATATCTCTTCTTCGGGCAATTAAAGCCTGGGCAATTGGCCAAGGGTGTCATCTATTAGCGCTTGCCGTGACGACAGGCAACGAAGACGCCGTTAACTTATATACATCGTCTGGTTTTATCGCAACAGGGCAGCTTGAAGCGCTGAGAGTCGGTTCGACGCTTTGCGTACAGCCAATGGTGATGAAGCTGGGTAGCGCGCTATAGCCTAACGCTTGGGACTATAAACAACATGATAAGACCGCTGCTATCGATATGCCTGATACTGGTCGCACCCGCCGTTTTATCACAGGAAACTGACCTTTTCCCCAAAACAAAGCCAGTGCCGGCCATTGCGCAGGCTGATTGGGTAGCGTATCGGGATGACTATCAGCAAAGCCCTTTGTGCGATCAGGAAGAGGCCACGCTGAGGAGCTGTGAAGCGGAT
This DNA window, taken from Vreelandella profundi, encodes the following:
- a CDS encoding IS3 family transposase (programmed frameshift); this translates as MPRYSDERRQAVVAKLLPPHALSPHEIAAQEGISLATVYKWRKEARINGKCLPDALGKGADGWSSRDKFSAVVETASMNAHDVAEYCRRRGLYPEQLEQWRSDCEQAACLSQSERQREADELKQQRKHIKALEKELARKNSALAETAALLTLRKKGSGDLGGRGRMISTPDRRHAIALIDNARAHGARLAAACRELGMSARTYQRWTRDGELREDLRPLVERPTPANALTPIEQQEILDICHRPDYAHLPPEQIVVRLFDEEARYLASASTFYRVLHKHKEAIHRGRAKLPKRHARPTTYQATAPNCVWTWDATWLGGPIKGEYYYLVMMLDIYSRKIIGWEVFLAESAHNSRTVLERAVLAEQVVDQPLVLHADNGSPFKGATLLEKLHELGITPSFSRPRVSNDNPYSESLFRTCKYRPCYPTKGFAHVDAAREWVAGFVQWYNHEHRHSGIRLVTPAQRHAGQDTEILIKRDQINRAARNANPARWSGNTRNWTPVKTVSLNPERELSVTVNEPEKKAA
- a CDS encoding GFA family protein, whose protein sequence is MPIVHCHCQTCRKAHAAPFASTAGVKREHFRWLKGLESLSTYESSPGKLRHFCRHCGSHLVAERVAQPHVIVRVATLDDDPDLKPETHIWVSHDVPWLEYDNVCKYLEWKNNV
- a CDS encoding pentapeptide repeat-containing protein translates to MTALKNSEHYFDVSFENLSLPDKHYIGIEFEDCRFSDCDFSASKFQNCKFTSCTFDRCNLSLVDFSNTKLFELDFQDSKLVGVDWTKATWSAFHLDFELSFKRCILNDSSFFGLTLSELVFDECKLHDIDFREGSFVSSKMIDSDFSRSLFMRTNLQEVDFSESTGYTIDILENNVKKAKFSRYEALSLLEVLGVELVD
- a CDS encoding GNAT family N-acetyltransferase, with translation MKSLRDSPDSFGSTYEQEAVLSDAEWQLRLDLKSRALDALPLIVQIGDLPVGLAWGVVHKPDVATAHIYQMWVSPALRGKGIAISLLRAIKAWAIGQGCHLLALAVTTGNEDAVNLYTSSGFIATGQLEALRVGSTLCVQPMVMKLGSAL